From a single Parambassis ranga chromosome 2, fParRan2.1, whole genome shotgun sequence genomic region:
- the kdm5a gene encoding lysine-specific demethylase 5A — protein sequence MNAFAEFVPPPECPVFEPSWEDFSDPLGFINKIRPIAEKTGICKIRPPEDWQPPFACDVRNFRFTPRVQRLNELEALTRVKLNFLDQIAKFWELQGSKIRFPHVERKILDLYQLSKIVSSEGGFETVCKEKVWSKVASRMGFPPGKGAGSLLRTHYERILYPYELFQSGATLTGLQRLYDEGNDGEELDEGVGEDAVEEDEQDEEEEEKEKDDDGDEAQTKERLLPERRSRRLKMERENKEPKGLKIFGTSPKMVGLEIVSADDGFSKKQRHLKAQAFAIKMRPRKETLEVNFIDLYLCLVCGRGDEEDRLLLCDGCDDSYHTFCLIPPLQDVPKGDWRCPKCVAEECSKPREAFGFEQAVREYTLQSFGEMADQFKSDYFNMPVHMVPTELVEKEFWRLVSSIEEDVIVEYGADISSKEVGSGFPVRDGKRRLLGDEEEYANSGWNLNNMPVLEQSVLAHINVDISGMKVPWLYVGMCFSSFCWHIEDHWSYSINFLHWGEPKTWYGVPASAAEKLESVMKKLAPELFDSQPDLLHQLVTIMNPNILMEHGVPVYRTNQCAGEFVVTFPRAYHSGFNQGYNFAEAVNFCTADWLPMGRQCVAHYRRLQRYCVFSHEELLCKMAADPESLDVELAASVFKEMGEMVDEETKLRQAVQEMGVLSSEQEIFELVPDDERQCYKCKTTCFLSALTCSCSPDQLVCLHHSADLCDCPLGNKCLRYRYDLEEFPSMLYGVKTRAQSYDTWAKRVTEALAADQKNKKDLIELKVLLEDAEDRKYPENTLFRRLREMVKEAETCSSVAQLLLSRKQRHSSRLRSDSSRNRTKLTVDELKAFVDQLYRLPCIISQARQVKELLENVEDFHDRAQVALSDEMPDSSKLQALLDLGSGLDVELPELPRLKQELQQARWLDEVRITLAEPHRVTLELMKRLIDSGVGLAPHHAVEKAMAELQEILTVSERWEDKARACLQARPRHSMVTLESIVLEARNIPAYLPNILALREALQKAKEWTAKVEAIQSGSSYSYLDQLESLLARGRSIPVWLDPLAQVESQVAAARAWRERTARTFLKKNSTYTLLQVLSPRVDIGVYGNSKSKRKRVKELMEKERGGFDPETLSDLEENLEEVRDPSTVVAAFKAKEQKEVEAIHSLRAANLAKMAMADRIEEVKFCLCRKTASGFMLQCELCKDWFHGACVPLPKTGSQKKLGVGWQSNNKDSKFLCPLCQRSRRPRLETILSLLVSLQKLPVRLPEGEALQCLTERAMSWQDRARQALATEELSSALAKLSVLSQRMVEQAAREKTEKIINAELQKAAANPDLQGHIQTFQQSGFSRATSPRPSVDYDDEETDSDEDIRETYGYDIKDPGEVKPYLFCDEEIPVKSEEVVSHMWPAATPSFCAEHAYSSASKSCVQNLGTPRKQPRKTPLVPRSLEPPVLELSPQAKAQLEELMMLGDLLEVSLDETQHIWRILQATHPPSEERFLQVMEPDDSLMEKPLKIKLKDSEKKRKRKLERAEHHHMLMAAAAVSGASAMGEIRPPKSKELKRVGLELGLGGKPKKKKLKLNLEKNREMKQLAKRLAKEEKERKRKEKAAAKAEAIREGLEKRKEKKILDIPSKYDWSGAEDSNDENAVCAAKNCQRPCKDKVDWVQCDGGCDEWFHQVCVGVSCEMAENEDYICVDCSLKATGASGGMAVEEVGEESVVVLTTSMCGGGSGTQTSWPSASHLNPATSHQQPQGEPEPGS from the exons ATGAACGCCTTCGCTGAGTTCGTCCCCCCTCCTGAATGCCCAGTGTTTGAGCCGAGTTGGGAGGATTTCTCGGATCCATTAGGATTTATCAACAAGATCCGACCCATTGCGGAGAAAACTGGCATCTGCAAGATCCGACCCCCCGAG GACTGGCAGCCTCCATTTGCATGTGATGTACGCAACTTCCGCTTCACTCCAAGAGTACAGCGGTTAAATGAACTTGAG GCCCTCACTCGGGTTAAGCTCAACTTTCTGGATCAGATTGCAAAGTTCTGGGAGCTGCAGGGGTCCAAGATTCGATTCCCACATGTAGAGAGAAAGATCTTGGACCTCTACCAGCTCAGCAAG ATTGTGTCGTCCGAGGGTGGATTTGAGACCGTGTGTAAAGAGAAGGTATGGTCCAAGGTGGCCAGCCGGATGGGCTTCCCACCAGGTAAAGGCGCCGGTTCACTTCTGCGCACACACTACGAGAGAATCCTTTACCCCTATGAACTCTTCCAGTCTGGAGCTACACTAACT GGCCTCCAGCGGCTGTATGATGAGGGAAACGATGGGGAGGAACTGGATGAGGGAGTTGGCGAGGATGCGGTAGAGGAAGACGAgcaagatgaggaagaggaggaaaaggagaaagatGACGATGGGGATGAAGCCCAAACCAAAGAGCGGCTTCTACCTGAGAGACGATCCAGGCGGCTAAAGATGGAG aGGGAAAACAAAGAGCCGAAAGGGCTCAAAATCTTCGGAACAAGTCCCAAGATGGTCGGCTTGGAAATTGTTTCAGCTG ACGATGGATTCAGCAAGAAGCAGCGTCACCTCAAAGCCCAAGCCTTCGCCATCAAAATGAGGCCACGCAAGGAGACGCTGGAGGTCAACTTT ATTGACCTCTATCTCTGCCTGGTGTGTGGacgaggagatgaagaggaccGACTGCTGCTGTGCGATGGCTGTGATGACAGTTACCACACCTTCTGCCTGATCCCACCTTTGCAGGACGTGCCCAAAGGAGACTGGCGGTGCCCCAAGTGTGTCGCAGAG GAGTGCAGCAAGCCCAGGGAGGCCTTTGGCTTCGAGCAGGCTGTGAGGGAGTACACTTTGCAGAGCTTTGGAGAGATGGCAGACCAGTTCAAGTCTGACTATTTCAACATGCCTGTTCAT ATGGTTCCCACAGAGCTGGTGGAgaaggagttctggcgtctggtGAGCAGCATCGAGGAGGACGTCATCGTAGAGTATGGCGCTGACATCAGCTCGAAGGAGGTGGGCAGCGGATTTCCTGTCAGGGATGGCAAAAGGAGGCTACTGGGGGACGAGGAG GAGTATGCCAACTCAGGCTGGAACCTGAACAACATGCCAGTGCTGGAACAGTCAGTGCTCGCTCACATCAATGTGGACATCTCAGGCATGAAAGTGCCCTGGCTCTACGTTGGCATGTGTTTCTCCTCATTCTGCTGGCACATTGAGGACCACTGGAGCTACTCCATCAATTTCCTGCACTG GGGAGAACCCAAGACTTGGTACGGAGTACcagcctctgcagcagagaaGTTGGAGTCTGTAATGAAAAAGTTGGCTCCTGAGCTGTTTGATTCCCAACCTGACCTCCTCCATCAACTGGTTACCATCATGAATCCCAACATCCTCATGGAGCATGGTGTCCCT GTGTACAGGACCAATCAGTGTGCGGGGGAGTTTGTGGTGACCTTCCCCCGAGCCTACCACAGTGGCTTCAACCAGGGCTACAACTTTGCAGAGGCTGTTAACTTCTGCACTGCTGACTGG TTACCAATGGGCCGTCAGTGTGTCGCCCATTATCGCCGGCTCCAACGCTACTGTGTCTTCTCCCACGAGGAGCTACTGTGTAAGATGGCTGCTGATCCCGAGAGCCTGGATGTGGAACTGGCTGCCTCCGTTTTCAAAGAAATGGGAGAGATGGTGGATGAGGAGACGAAGCTCAGACAGGCTGTTCAAGAAATG GGTGTGCTGTCATCAGAACAAGAGATTTTTGAACTGGTCCCAGATGATGAGCGACAGTGCTACAAGTGTAAAACaacctgttttctgtctgcactcacctgctcctgcagcCCGGACCAGCTGGTTTGTCTCCACCACTCAGCAGATCTTTGTGACTGTCCTCTCGGCAACAAGTGTCTTCG GTATCGTTATGATTTGGAGGAGTTTCCCTCCATGCTGTATGGTGTGAAGACACGAGCGCAGTCCTATGACACGTGGGCAAAGAGGGTCACAGAGGCCCTGGCTGCcgaccagaaaaacaaaaaag ATCTTATTGAGCTGAAGGTTTTGCTGGAGGACGCAGAGGACAGGAAATATCCTGAGAACACTTTGTTCCGGCGCCTGAGGGAGATGGTCAAAGAGGCAGAGACGTGTTCCTCTGTAGCGCAGCTGCTGCTTAGCCGTAAACAGCGACACAG cagcCGTCTGCGTTCTGACAGCAGCCGAAATCGTACCAAGCTGACTGTGGACGAGCTCAAAGCCTTCGTGGACCAACTCTACAGGCTGCCGTGCATCATCAGCCAGGCACGACAAGTCAAA gagctgctggagaatGTGGAGGACTTCCATGACAGAGCCCAGGTGGCGCTGTCAGACGAGATGCCTGATTCCTCCAAGCTGCAGGCGCTTTTGGACCTGGGCAGTGGCCTGGATGTAGAGCTACCAGAGCTGCCTAGACTCaaacaggagctgcagcaggctcGCTGGCTCGATGAG GTGCGCATCACTCTTGCTGAGCCTCATCGTGTCACTCTGGAGCTTATGAAAAGGCTGATAGACTCGGGGGTGGGTTTGGCTCCTCACCATGCTGTGGAGAAGGCCATGGCCGAACTACAAGAGATCCTTACAGTGTCAGAGAGGTGGGAGGACAAGGCTCGTGCCTGCCTGCAGGCCAG GCCTCGACACAGCATGGTCACCCTGGAGAGCATTGTGCTGGAAGCAAGAAATATCCCGGCATATCTGCCTAATATTTTGGCGCTGCGAGAGGCCCTACAAAAGGCAAAGGAGTGGACTGCCAAGGTGGAGGCCATTCAGAGTGGAAGCAGCTATTCTTACCTGGATCAGCTGGAGAGCCTGTTGGCCAGGGGCCGCTCCATACCTGTCTGGCTAGATCCACTAGCTCAAGTGGAGTCTCAGGTGGCTGCAGCCCGGGCCTGGAGGGAGAGGACTGCTCGCACTTTCCTGAAGAAGAACTCCACATACACACTGCTTCAG GTTTTGAGTCCTCGCGTGGACATCGGAGTGTACGGCAACAGCAAAAGCAAGAGGAAGCGTGTGAAGGAGCTcatggagaaggagagaggaggtttCGACCCTGAAACGCTCAGTGACCTAGAGGAGAACCTTGAAGAGGTGCGAGATCCTTCCACCGTTGTTGCAGCCTTCAAAGCCAAAGagcagaaggaggtggaggccatTCACTCTCTACGTGCTGCTAATTTAGCCAAAATGGCTATGGCAGACCGCATTGAAGAGGTCAAGTTCTGCCTGTGTCGAAAGACAGCCAGCGGCTTCATGTTGCAGTGTGAGCTTTGTAAGGACTGGTTCCACGGGGCATGTGTTCCTCTGCCCAAGACAGGCTCTCAGAAGAAGTTAGGTGTGGGCTGGCAGAGCAATAACAAAGACTCAAAATTCCTGTGTCCGCTATGCCAGCGGTCGAGGAGGCCGAGACTAGAGACCATTCTGTCGCTGCTGGTTTCGCTTCAGAAGCTGCCTGTGCGTCTGCCAGAAGGAGAAGCACTCCAGTGTTTGACAGAGCGGGCGATGAGCTGGCAG GACCGAGCACGGCAAGCTCTGGCCACGGAGGAGCTGTCTTCAGCCTTGGCGAAGTTGTCTGTTCTGAGTCAGCGTATGGTGGAGCAGGCTgccagagagaaaacagagaaaatcaTCAATGCAGAGCTGCAAAAAGCTGCTGCCAACCCCGACCTGCAG GGCCACATCCAGACTTTTCAGCAGTCCGGTTTCAGCAGGGCAACATCACCACGACCGTCTGTGGATTACGATGACGAGGAGACGGATTCAGACGAGGACATCAGGGAGACTTACGGTTATGACATAAAG GACCCTGGAGAAGTGAAACCGTACCTCTTCTGTGATGAGGAGATTCCTGTTAAATCAGAGGAAGTGGTCAGCCACATGTGGCCGGCTGCCACGCCGTCTTTCTGCGCCGAACATGcctactcctctgcctccaaGTCGTGTGTGCAAA ACCTGGGTACTCCCAGAAAGCAGCCCAGAAAAACCCCCCTGGTTCCTCGGAGCCTGGAGCCACCAGTGCTGGAGCTGTCCCCGCAGGCTAAGGCCcagctggaggagctgatgaTGCTGGGAGACCTGCTGGAGGTGTCCCTGGATGAAACCCAGCACATCTGGAGGATCCTTCAGGCCACGCACCCTCCCTCTGAGGAGAGATTTTTGCAGGTCATGGAG CCTGACGACTCTCTGATGGAGAAGCCTCTGAAGATCAAACTGAAAGattcagagaagaagaggaaacgGAAGCTGGAAAGAGCCGAGCACCACCACATGCTAATGGCCGCCGCTGCTGTCAGTGGGGCCTCAGCGATGGGAGAAATCAGACCGCCCAAATCTAAAGAGCTTAAAAGGGTGGGCCTCGAGCTGGGTCTCGGGGGTAAACCCAAGAAAAAGAAGCTGAAGCTCAACCTGGAAAAGAACCGGGAGATGAAGCAGCTAGCCAAACGGTTAGctaaggaggagaaggagaggaagaggaaagagaaggCCGCCGCGAAGGCAGAGGCCATCAGAGAGGGActggagaagaggaaggagaagaagattCTTGACATTCCCTCCAAGTATGACTGGTCAGGAGCCGAGGACTCCAACGATGAGAACGCAGTGTGTGCAGCTAAGAACTGCCAGAGACCCTGTAAAGATAAG gTGGACTGGGTGCAGTGTGACGGCGGCTGTGACGAGTGGTTCCACCAGGTCTGCGTGGGCGTATCCTGCGAAATGGCCGAGAACGAAGACTACATCTGCGTGGACTGCTCCCTGAAGGCCACCGGAGCCAGTGGGGGCATGGCGgttgaggaggtgggggaggagagCGTCGTAGTGCTGACCACATCCATGTGTGGTGGCGGCAGTGGCACGCAGACCTCGTGGCCCTCTGCTTCTCACTTAAACCCAGCAACTTCACATCAGCAGCCTCAGGGGGAGCCTGAGCCGGGCAGTTAG
- the LOC114448294 gene encoding 3-oxo-5-beta-steroid 4-dehydrogenase-like, whose product MELTAEKHSLPLSDGNSMPLIGLGTYGNPRETPQGTAYESVKLAIETGYRHIDGALVYFNEHEVGQAIRDKIADGTVKREDIFYCGKLWNTFHPPELVHPALEKTLKTLQLDYIDLYIVEMPTAFQPGDTFYPRDENGKYIYHDTDLCATWEALEACKDAGLVKSLGVSNFNKRQLELILNKPGLKHKPVSNQVECHPYFTQPKLLEYCRQKDIVIVGYSPLGTSRDASWVNLKCPPLLEDELLTSIAKKYKKTTAQVCLRFNVQRGVVVIPKSFSPVRIKENFQIFDFSLSEDEMKAIEGLNKNIRFVELLMWADHPEYPFHDDY is encoded by the exons ATGGAGTTAACGGCAGAAAAACACTCTCTTCCCCTGAGTGATGGAAACAGCATGCCTCTGATAGGACTGGGAACGTATGGGAATCCGCGCGAG ACCCCTCAAGGGACAGCATATGAATCCGTCAAACTGGCCATAGAAACAGGCTACAGACACATTGATGGAGCTTTGGTTTACTTTAATGAACATGAGGTGGGACAAGCCATCAGGGATAAAATTGCAGATGGAACCGTGAAGAGAGAGGACATCTTCTACTGTGGAAAG CTGTGGAACACATTCCACCCTCCTGAGTTAGTCCACCCTGCTTTGGAGAAAACCCTGAAGACGTTACAGCTGGATTATATCGACCTGTATATTGTGGAGATGCCCACAGCCTTTCAG CCAGGAGATACGTTCTACCCCAGAGACGAGAATGGGAAATATATCTATCACGACACGGACCTCTGTGCTACATGGGAG GCTCTGGAAGCTTGTAAAGATGCCGGCCTTGTAAAGTCTCTTGGCGTATCCAACTTCAACAAGCGACAGCTGGAGCTGATCCTTAACAAACCCGGGCTGAAACACAAACCAGTGTCAAACCAG GTTGAATGCCATCCATATTTCACCCAGCCAAAGCTGCTTGAATACTGCCGTCAGAAGGACATCGTCATCGTTGGTTACAGCCCCTTGGGAACATCCAGGGATGCCTCCTG GGTGAACCTAAAATGCCCTCCCTTGTTGGAAGATGAGCTACTGACATCAATTGCCAAAAAGTATAAAAAGACCACAGCACAGGTGTGCCTGAGGTTCAATGTGCAGAGGGGAGTGGTGGTCATCCCAAAGAGCTTCAGCCCTGTCCGTATAAAGGAGAACTTTCAG ATAtttgatttctctctctctgaagatGAGATGAAGGCGATTGAGGGGTTAAACAAGAATATTCGTTTTGTGGAGCTTCTCAT GTGGGCCGACCATCCAGAGTATCCATTTCATGATGACTACTAG